The following is a genomic window from Aphis gossypii isolate Hap1 chromosome X, ASM2018417v2, whole genome shotgun sequence.
ATATAACTAAGTACAAACAGTAAATTCtagtataaattagtaaaatctaACTTTAACTAGTAATCAAGCTTTTACGGTATCATAAAGAGGAATTCTGATTTTATGagtatactgaaaaaaaattctagtcATTAGTTTGTCCAAAATCTAATGACcggcagaaaaaaaaatataaaaacacatcattgtaaaatcaataggtatacagctataataattattataaccattcaAAATCAGTACACTGTACtgtgttttcaattatttttattgatataataaaagcaacaaaataaatgaaaaattatttaattaataataatcataacattCGTAACtatgagaaaaaatattgaataatataatacataggattataaataaacatttatgcaGATCATCAATAtcacattttgtaatttattaacataataattaaataggtaacatcataatataacaattataatatgaaaataaaataattgaatttagatcgtatcgataaaaataatgtccataaaaaatgattaaaaaagtaGCAAAAAAGTCATTCGCCCGGACAGGGGCTCGAACCCTGGACCCTTAGGTTAAAAGCCTAATGCTCTACCGACTGAGCTATCCGGGCTTCGAAGAAAAAGTGATGATTTAGGTAATTTtcacatataggtattataaaataggtttataaaatatttacattgacaaccaatctttattattaatgaagtaatttattgattttaaaatgatgtgtATTGTATAACTGACACgtatttatgtgtgtgtagTGTGTGTGTGCCATCTATATAGAAGAcactttttatgaaataaattgttttgatattaaattttaaaatggattttggtaaaaaattgtatctagATCATAGGTGTGTGCAAAGCCGAATGTCGGGAGGTTCCTACAGGCTACAATATTTTTGGGCCCTCTTTTAACAAGACATCGACATGTATAACATAGATATACTAGGTAATCAGAAATACATAATTACCTACCAGTaccaagttatattatattcccaAGGCCGTAACTGGAAATAaatttcggggggggggggggggggttaagctaaaaaaattgtgttctaattttattaggtatattatattatagtataaagttcatttcaaaatttcgGTGGGGGGTTGAACCCCCGACGAATCCATCACGAAAcattatttgtacctatacaaatatttacttgGACTTCGTTATGACTTtcccaaataataaattataagtgaataagaggatgtcagcgcactatttgttttctctctctgGCCCACGCGCAACACAGACAAAACGCGTTTAcgcaaaatcattttttctatgattttaaataattttagagtaaaaacacccattacaaaaaagatagagaataatatttttgaaggaaTGACACGTcgatttgtcaaaatttggtctcgaaacaatttaaacatcattTAAATTGACAACATTAttctgtttattttgaaagtcaaataacaataaaatataaaatcgataaGTTAttccctcaaaaatattattatctgtctTTTTTTGTAATGGGTGATTTTACTCTAAGATTACTTAAAAGCATAGAAGAAATGATTCTGCGTAAATGCGTTTTGTCAATGTTGCGCGTGGGCcagagagagaaaacaaatagtgCGCCGACATCCTTTTAttcacttataatttattatttgggaAAGTCATAACGAATTAAAGTCTAAATGATACagtagatacttaaaattaaatacattttataatataataattattataaaatatttaataataaataaatatttagtattatatgtaatatataataataataatttttaatttattgtcttattgatatcttttattatcatcaagatcgtaaaatgtttaattgtttaaaaaatatgatattgtataatctataggtattatttttttttataaaaaattaaagaaatttttttgtactaaccttaaaaatttaagttctttgaaattatttgttgaCTCATACATTTAGAaccatatgatattattttatatttaattatttaatattctaatattgatttttgtaattttcaataattattgttttgttgaatattgtttattgtcatttgtaggagtataaaaaatactttaaaaatcatgtcaaatgttataaaatgtccTCAAAGTAAGtggtttaaacatttttttcacaaagaatataaaaacaaacttttcTTAAGtactttttacattaaaaaaactaagataaataaaaaaaaacaacaacaacttaaatatttaaagtattactaTGTCCACTGTCcacaagtttttaatttttttagtctcaaatatgtattgaaaaatcatcataaataaaaaccgtTAAAATATACAGCCATACAGGTAGTATACTAGTATACTGTACTAGGTACCaagttatcattatttatattatactaatgtttcgattaaatttaattcgcGACTTACGAACTTTCGTATTTTTAGATGActgttatgtataaatattattaattaatgttatgacGTTTGTGCATGttgagaattatttttaaatataaattgtagatGATTTTCAACATAGTCAAATAGCAATAGTATGCGATAATGGTTCTTATTCACTGAAAGCTGGTTTTTCCAATGAAAATTTTCCACGATCAATAATTCCAACTATCGTTGGAATACCTAAAGATAAAAAAGTAGGTATGCAATgtgttttgtaattatatatatgttatatatttatagaaacctatataatgtttacatatttttctgtataatGAATTTGAGAGTTTGGtctttttacaaatttgtgGGACTCCAAGGATATTTTGGAATATTGGTTTAGTGATTAGTACGAGtagtttaatatgattttatagtcctaaaatttatgttgataaattcataattattgtaagataATTACGtttgtagtttaaattatatttcaataacgtATTAacttgtattacatatttaacacagatagttcttttttttaataataatttgattcaaTTCACATTTCCCAAAGAATTCTGGGTCAGACTGGACTTATAGCATACTTTGCCCTCGATGtcaatatatcatacaatattgcatggacttttaaattattatgtttgccTTGATCGGGAAATATTAAtgcactttttattttatacttcaaataaaataataattatcagtaaaaaatatatcataaatgtttaattttaaaacaaaaatgaatatacttTAGGTACACCATTCtacactttaatttttttaatcatattcaaCCAACAAGTTTAACatcaaattattgatttttcagaTAGTTTCTGTCCCAGAACATggagaaaatattgtatttcccGGTGAGTCTGCCATAAAAAATAAGGACATGTTGGATACAATTTGTCCAATacgaaaaagtataatttccGACTGGGATGCAATGGAACAAATTTGGTACCACATGTTTTACGAAAACTTAATGGTCCCACcagaaaattataacattttacatacAGAAGTGGATATGAATTCAAAGTTATCgcgtgaaaaaatatttgaggttaatgattttttaaatacctacctataaatataggtaaatattttataattatatctaaagAATGCGAGAGATATTATTAgctatattatcatttgtcTCAGTCAAATGTtgattcgtttaaaaaaaaatgtgttaatattgattattatttgagatatacattttcatgttttatccgttgtaaataatattatatttttaaaaatctattgtttttgggttttttcttttgagtatcaaaatattataaaactatttctcatcaaagaaaaataatatttcgatatacttgaaaaaatataagatattttactaacttgtttacataaattagACTATGTTCGAATTATTCAACGTACCAAAGACAGCAGTAATACCTAAGTCAGTACTTGCATTATACAGTAGTGGCAGAACTACTGGTTTGATGGTAGATTCTGGGTACGACTACACACAAGTTATGCCTATTTTCGAAGGATATCCATTGCATCATGCTGTGCAAACAATGTCAGTTGGTGGTTGGCATGTAACACAATATTTGatgcaattattaaatgaacgtGGATACAGCTTTAACTCTACAAAAGATTTCGAAACTTTAAAcgatattaaagaaaaattatgttattttgctttgaattttaaatttgaaaaagataTGTATACTAAAGAAAAGGAAAAACAATATACTCTGCCAGACGGAACGGAGATCAATGTAGAAAGTGAAgcgttagtattttattttaatcataacagACATTTAAGGATTAAAATATCCGTAATAATGTCTTGAGAAAAAgtctaaaaaataacgatattatactcgtatatatatatgtatttataatacatattaacagTTCGATTACTgataatacgattattatgAGACTTACACAAtgtgttataggtatatttaattatttatgtatctatacatttatgaCTTACCTGgtcattattaacattattattattattattttttttttttcatttattaaattatcagttTATTTATGCAAGTATCAACTATTTTAGCTTTCAATCCCctgaaatattgtttgatcCTCTTTTGTTCAACATCGAATCAAAACTAGGAGGTATCCACAACTTGATATACAAAGCATGCAGTGCTTGCGAtaataaagaacaaaaaaatatgtacaacaaTATCATATTGGCTGGTGGTAATACATTGTTTTCATTTCTGCCCATTCGTTTGGAGAAAATGATAACTGAGTTAGTCGCGCCCAAtaccaaaattcaaattaaagcGGACCCCGAACGTAAATATTCTACATGGCTTGGCGGCGCCGTATTAGCTTCAATACCCAGCTATCAGCAAATGTGGATCAGCAAAGAAATGTACGAAGAAAAGGGGCCTTCGGCTGTACACGACAAAagcttaatttaattaatgttaatgtgttataatttataataattgtaaacgtTTACTAATTTATCAACGTTTCTACagttatcttaaaatttaaattaaaaggattgttaattaataaataataatttttttaccaaagtCTCTTTTTATTGCTGTTGGATTGTTATCCATTCCGTATTTCACAC
Proteins encoded in this region:
- the LOC114120988 gene encoding actin-like isoform X1, which gives rise to MSNVIKCPQNDFQHSQIAIVCDNGSYSLKAGFSNENFPRSIIPTIVGIPKDKKIVSVPEHGENIVFPGESAIKNKDMLDTICPIRKSIISDWDAMEQIWYHMFYENLMVPPENYNILHTEVDMNSKLSREKIFETMFELFNVPKTAVIPKSVLALYSSGRTTGLMVDSGYDYTQVMPIFEGYPLHHAVQTMSVGGWHVTQYLMQLLNERGYSFNSTKDFETLNDIKEKLCYFALNFKFEKDMYTKEKEKQYTLPDGTEINVESEAFQSPEILFDPLLFNIESKLGGIHNLIYKACSACDNKEQKNMYNNIILAGGNTLFSFLPIRLEKMITELVAPNTKIQIKADPERKYSTWLGGAVLASIPSYQQMWISKEMYEEKGPSAVHDKSLI
- the LOC114120988 gene encoding actin-1-like isoform X2; its protein translation is MLDTICPIRKSIISDWDAMEQIWYHMFYENLMVPPENYNILHTEVDMNSKLSREKIFETMFELFNVPKTAVIPKSVLALYSSGRTTGLMVDSGYDYTQVMPIFEGYPLHHAVQTMSVGGWHVTQYLMQLLNERGYSFNSTKDFETLNDIKEKLCYFALNFKFEKDMYTKEKEKQYTLPDGTEINVESEAFQSPEILFDPLLFNIESKLGGIHNLIYKACSACDNKEQKNMYNNIILAGGNTLFSFLPIRLEKMITELVAPNTKIQIKADPERKYSTWLGGAVLASIPSYQQMWISKEMYEEKGPSAVHDKSLI